One region of Trichosurus vulpecula isolate mTriVul1 chromosome 1, mTriVul1.pri, whole genome shotgun sequence genomic DNA includes:
- the LOC118833658 gene encoding myelin-oligodendrocyte glycoprotein-like — MEILSLSGSLLSSFVITFILLLKKPTLASGQFSVIGPARPIKTPLGGEAELPCYLSPPQSAQHMEVVWLQSTRVVHLYHDGEDQFGDQTPDYRGRTELVRDGITNGNVTLKIRDVRLLDSGRYKCLFEDGFHQEEAYVELKVLVYFRRSRPWMGEISGVLILTCAFEIEMCIFYLWTRHRCRGDYKEVLEVVLHQAMLSHH, encoded by the exons ATGGAGATTCTCAGTCTTTCAGGCTCCCTTCTCTCCAGTTTTGTGATtaccttcattctcctcctcaaGAAGCCAACATTGGCCTCAG GACAGTTCTCAGTGATTGGACCTGCAAGACCCATCAAGACCCCACTTGGGGGAGAGGCAGAGTTACCATGTTACCTGTCCCCACCTCAGAGTGCTCAGCACATGGAGGTGGTCTGGTTGCAATCCACTCGAGTGGTACATCTCTATCATGATGGGGAGGATCAGTTTGGAGACCAGACCCCTGATTACCGAGGGAGGACAGAACTAGTGAGAGATGGTATCACAAATGGGAATGTCACCCTGAAGATACGAGATGTAAGACTCTTAGATTCAGGAAGGTACAAGTGTCTCTTTGAGGACGGTTTTCACCAAGAGGAAGCTTATGTGGAGCTGAAGGTCTTAG TATATTTTCGCAGGTCCAGACCCTGGATGGGTGAGATTAGTGGGGTTCTGATTCTGACTTGTGCATTTGAAATTGAAATGTGTATTTTTTACTTGTGGACACGGCACAGAtgcagag GTGACTACAAGGAAGTTTTAGAAGTAGTGCTACATCAGGCTATGTTGAGTCATCACTGA